Proteins from a single region of Trichoplusia ni isolate ovarian cell line Hi5 chromosome 3, tn1, whole genome shotgun sequence:
- the LOC113508798 gene encoding protein outspread isoform X3 — protein MNFMGPIWRWQRRWFVLYDDGELTYSLDEHPDTVPQASIDMTTVLEVSEADSVTGHAYSLAITAPERVTFVKGTCREEARWWSDVLSVYPRSKGRHKRNATFPGGQTASLLQSSTTRKYSADASTLRDVADGCQASRPRYCSGGTTTWPGPRVQPPQPEIPSLAAPTPIDTKVYTDQPVSSASPPTRDKINGEEKARSRRRDTWAEPTSPPVTDDATVGVRSPLLQQQHQQYDEQLRDIAASLTRPRSRRALPPTLERPTRLPPPDRLPARGSPDGGAPPEEPSSSSASEGSEPADAAEPTENGEGGRVELPAERLLHARAGWLQRRGPAGWSRHWFVLRGAALLYFRDPHAEQRGLMDGVIDLSGISRVVELPTSASTNGYAFETETWDGKHIVLSAVTAGIRANWVSAMRRTAGLPDTGPLSLILREDAVDQASESSTSPITPITPVTGKSAPFSSDEEYRTASEGGRRDSADWGDLGSQPPPSPLLTRTPVSKVKEKVRGRSSHHTPPRADTPKGERDEIDSTKEKDRTADEVDENEKPVEARKRSYISTIDKQSIEIDDLRKQLKFALNDVSAAEAEISRLQKLKTEAALQEKQMEELVTKLQKKEEELSLRTKEAENLDAIKDLYNQDKNLWESKLTETQNFLKESTEHCELLTRQLTSAQETIVQLQREVNELNEKLLKSVKDSDSLYTRIKDLESRSAVESVMPTREKRKSIGSLSDLTNINQDLDLESLEKDRLIEEYVELRDRFLKAIDEIKAMKKELRDSHNMYDELEITNMKLRNEMKLREQCSRSEIDLMAARILDLTQKLTASDKQVRTLKHKIQKSESREKRRSLSLKGRESFTLGKEVEEKLTELENKITMLETGEPVPTINSPSKSASPAKEKPSKSEGLSDEKRMKRLAARLRRKSLDSATSSEPMKMLVRLSSLETKVASALENRKDLTNSCESLSQVTRFTESPSFNENTEIANIGTQSQRHLLERLQSLENVVIHSRNKVNECLCQMSAMRAAKSRRSPSPSLEKKYSLKSMEKCLTDVSKRLQECFDKCVVDCDHNTEEPNDSVAQVVVQLEEQLRTKLLEISRRKAALYEAGELTQRKSLEILAEKLAYEAVLVGRIQEALESSNGSRFFARLIKSEIIETSQLIDNLKRKITGEGSRSGAGTRSSLDYLAMILTRKIDIVNGSREAQERRRSELIIHGADLEALKASQREVAEAVDRYKSEKLAELCSALACETLSYAAPADGDIERQRANLEAARVREAWAAARDALGAELVQAEVTRALARAAASCDQRLEQARRARLTLTAQDRADLELWWQAAHDHLRCEMDAAVKDIAARYRSCLAGERRAKEGSPGLDSRALLAQLAEALAQRALVDARVAVLDGTYRASSPRDTAAARRSAEDAISSLEADPAQEAEFVYLFQRFSTECRALFSSDCSGNSEDSMKIGESLERVEAAVAEVQRQLRERGGEEAGAGGAREGSREPSPAGASALDRIDALRRRVEALQALVPCQHCKQLQDALDRLHEERARGECALAQQASALAAARRARAQLLTQHERERAALRERARTLQRRLAALDSEYSAQLENLRAAYQSAVAADTHGDGLRARYQQEIEQLRALCEKGLLAMESSHRRIVREMEDKHRAEREQLRLDKEQALAEETRATLAALDAMRKAHESEVRREVDKFKAEFLSRGAQHADITQLSSRHHPFFRQEMEEIKREILSLSEKYSVKCVESAALEERLATATAQLAQAHNHIMQLDARNKQLRAHLISEANDMKNSDASTLSQLIEDTGSHGRAEGPLWAHLRSLAAGWTRGHNNTGEVVAVEPAAGGGAAGATRQDTVRQDREHKEPAALARSELKPKKRCSGRGLAPLSPMSPLAGMVAERKKRFEA, from the exons TATACACAGACCAGCCTGTATCGTCGGCCTCCCCGCCGACGCGAGACAAGATCAATGGTGAGGAGAAGGCGCGCTCCCGCCGCCGGGATACCTGGGCAGAGCCCACCTCGCCACCCGTCACTGATGATG CGACTGTAGGtgttcgctcgccgctactgCAGCAGCAGCACCAGCAGTATGATGAGCAGCTCCGTGACATTGCCGCGTCGCTCACCCGGCCGCGCTCCCGCAGAGCTCTTCCGCCCACGCTCGAGAGACCTACAAGACTGCCGCCACCTGACCGACTACCG GCTCGCGGTTCTCCGGACGGTGGAGCTCCACCAGAAGAACCCAGTTCGAGTTCAGCAAGCGAAGGAAGCGAGCCAGCGGACGCAGCAGAACCCACTGAAAATGGAGAAGGCGGTCGAGTAGAACTGCCCGCCGAGAGGCTGCTCCACGCACGAGCTGGGTGGCTGCAGAGGCGAGGACCGGCTGGCTGGTCGCGACACTGGTTCGTCCTCCGAGGGGCAGCCCTTTTGTACTTCAGAGATCCCCATGCAGAACAGCGAGGACTGATGGATGGAGTCATAGATTTGAGTGGAATATCAAGGGTGGTGGAGTTGCCAACATCGGCGTCCACAAATGGATATGCTTTTGAGACTGAG ACTTGGGATGGAAAACATATCGTGCTTTCCGCGGTAACGGCTGGCATTCGAGCCAACTGGGTGTCAGCTATGCGACGAACAGCCGGCTTGCCGGACACGGGACCGCTGTCACTGATTCTAAGGGAGGATGCTGTGGACCAGGCTTCTGAATCCTCAACATCACCTATTACTCCCATCACACCTGTCACAGGCAAGTCAGCACCCTTCTCGTCCGACGAAGAATACCGAACGGCATCTGAAGGTGGGCGTAGAGATAGTGCTGACTGGGGAGACCTGGGATCACAGCCTCCACCGTCTCCACTTCTCACTAGGACCCCAGTATCCAAAGTCAAAGAAAAAGTTCGCGGAAGAAGTTCCCATCACACACCCCCACGTGCCGATACACCGAAGGGTGAAAGAGACGAAATTGATTCAACCAAAGAAAAAGACCGCACCGCCGACGAAGTGGATGAAAACGAAAAACCTGTAGAAGCGAGAAAGCGTAGCTACATATCGACCATCGACAAACAATCCATCGAAATCGACGACTTAAGGAAACAACTTAAGTTTGCACTGAACGATGTCAGCGCTGCGGAAGCCGAGATTTCAAGGctacagaaattaaaaacagaGGCTGCTTTACAAGAAAAGCAAATGGAGGAGCTAGTGACGAAACTGCAGAAGAAGGAAGAAGAGTTGTCACTGAGAACTAAAGAGGCTGAAAACTTAGACGCAATCAAAGATTTATATAACCAAGACAAAAATCTTTGGGAGTCAAAATTAACTGAAACGCAAAACTTTTTGAAAGAGTCGACTGAACATTGTGAGTTATTAACACGGCAGTTGACTTCAGCACAGGAAACAATAGTCCAGTTACAGCGAGAGGTCAACGAACTGAATGAAAAGTTGTTGAAGAGTGTCAAAGATAGTGACAGCTTATATACAAGAATAAAAGATCTCGAAAGTCGGTCAGCTGTTGAATCAGTTATGCCAACCAGAGAGAAGAGAAAAAGTATTGGCTCCCTCAGCGACCTTACGAATATAAACCAAGACTTAGATCTAGAGTCTTTGGAGAAAGACAGGTTAATAGAGGAGTATGTTGAACTAAGGGACAGGTTCCTAAAAGCTATTGATGAAATAAAAGCCATGAAGAAGGAACTGCGTGACTCACATAATATGTACGATGAGCTTGAAATAACCAACATGAAGTtacgaaatgaaatgaaactgcGAGAACAGTGCAGCCGCTCGGAGATAGACCTGATGGCAGCCCGTATACTTGACCTGACGCAGAAGTTAACTGCGTCAGATAAACAAGTGAGGACGCTGAAACACAAAATACAGAAGTCTGAGTCGAGGGAGAAACGGCGCAGTCTCTCCTTAAAGGGAAGAGAATCATTCACTCTCGGTAAAGAAGTCGAGGAAAAATTAACAGAGCTCGAAAACAAGATCACCATGTTAGAGACTGGCGAGCCGGTCCCCACGATTAACTCTCCCTCCAAAAGTGCGTCTCCTGCCAAAGAAAAACCGTCCAAATCCGAAGGTCTCTCGGACGAGAAGCGGATGAAGAGACTCGCCGCTCGCCTGAGGAGGAAGTCTCTCGACAGCGCCACCAGCTCCGAGCCCATGAAAATGCTTGTTCGATTAAGTTCGCTAGAAACCAAAGTCGCTTCCGCCCTCGAGAACCGTAAGGACCTCACCAACTCCTGCGAGTCATTAAGTCAGGTTACACGATTCACGGAGAGTCCGTCGTTCAATGAAAACACCGAAATCGCTAACATTGGGACACAGTCGCAGAGGCATCTGCTGGAGAGGCTGCAGAGCCTGGAGAATGTAGTCATACATTCAAGGAACAAGGTTAACGAGTGCCTCTGTCAAATGAGTGCAATGAGGGCGGCCAAGTCGCGCAGGTCACCCTCACCCAGTCTCGAAAAGAAATACAGCCTTAAGTCAATGGAGAAGTGCCTCACGGATGTTAGCAAGAGGCTGCAAGAGTGTTTCGATAAGTGTGTGGTTGACTGCGACCATAATACGGAGGAACCGAATGACAGCGTAGCCCAAGTGGTCGTGCAACTTGAAGAACAACTTAGAACTAAACTCCTCGAGATATCCAGAAGGAAGGCGGCGCTGTACGAAGCTGGCGAGCTGACGCAGAGGAAGAGTCTGGAGATCCTCGCCGAGAAACTGGCGTACGAGGCCGTACTCGTCGGCAGAATACAAGAGGCCCTTGAGTCCTCCAACGGAAGCAGATTCTTTGCTAGATTGATCAAGTCTGAAATTATCGAAACTAGTCAACTTATAGATAACCTCAAACGCAAAATTACCGGTGAAGGCAGCAGGAGCGGCGCCGGCACCAGGAGCTCTCTCGACTATCTCGCGATGATCCTGACGCGTAAGATCGACATCGTCAACGGGTCCCGCGAGGCGCAGGAGCGACGCCGCTCTGAGCTCATCATCCACGGCGCTGATCTCGAGGCGCTAAAGGCGTCGCAGCGCGAAGTGGCAGAAGCAGTCGACCGCTATAAGAGCGAAAAGCTGGCCGAGCTGTGTTCCGCACTCGCTTGCGAAACACTCAGCTACGCGGCCCCAGCTGACGGCGACATAGAGCGACAGCGTGCAAACTTAGAAGCGGCCCGCGTCCGCGAGGCCTGGGCCGCCGCCCGGGACGCGCTGGGCGCCGAGCTGGTGCAGGCGGAGGTGACGCGCGCGCTGGCCCGCGCCGCCGCGTCCTGCGACCAGCGCCTGGAGCAGGCCCGGCGCGCGCGCCTCACGCTCACCGCGCAGGACCGCGCCGACCTGGAGCTGTGGTGGCAGGCCGCGCACGACCACCTGCGCTGCGAGATGGACGCCGCCGTCAAGGACATCGCCGCGCGCTACCGCAGCTGCCTGGCCGGCGAGCGCCGCGCCAAGGAGGGCTCGCCCGGCCTGGACAGCCGCGCGCTGTTGGCGCAGCTGGCCGAGGCGCTGGCGCAGCGCGCGCTGGTGGACGCGCGCGTGGCCGTGCTGGACGGGACCTACCGCGCCTCCTCCCCGCGGGAcaccgccgccgcgcgccgctcggCGGAGGACGCCATCTCCTCGCTGGAGGCCGACCCCGCGCAGGAGGCGGAGTTCGTCTACTTGTTCCAGCGATTCTCGACCGAGTGCCGAGCGCTCTTCTCCAGTGACTGTTCGGGTAACAGTGAAGACTCGATGAAGATCGGCGAGAGCCTCGAGCGGGTTGAAGCGGCAGTGGCCGAGGTGCAGCGTCAGCTGCGCGAGCGCGGCGGGGAGGAGGCGGGCGCAGGCGGGGCCCGGGAGGGGTCCCGCGAGCCCTCGCCCGCCGGCGCCAGCGCGCTCGACCGTATTGACGCTCTGCGCCGCCGTGTCGAAGCTCTGCAAGCGCTGGTGCCCTGCCAGCACTGCAAGCAGCTGCAGGACGCGTTGGACAG ACTACACGAGGAGCGTGCTCGTGGTGAGTGCGCACTGGCGCAGCAGGCGAGCGCGCTGGCCGCAGCGCGtcgtgcgcgcgcgcagctgcTGACACAGCACGAGCGCGAGCGCGCGGCCCTGCGCGAGCGCGCCCGCACTCTGCAGCGACGCCTGGCCGCGCTCGACTCCGAGTACTCCGCACAGCTTGAGAACTTGCGAGCCGCTTATCAG AGCGCAGTGGCGGCGGACACGCACGGCGACGGGCTGCGCGCGCGCTACCAGCAGGAGATCGAGCAGCTGCGCGCTCTCTGCGAGAAGGGGCTGCTGGCCATGGAGTCCTCGCACCGCCGCATCGTGCGCGAGATGGAGGACAAGCACCGCGCCGAGAGGGAGCAGCTCAG GCTGGACAAGGAGCAGGCCCTGGCGGAGGAGACCCGCGCGACCCTGGCGGCGCTGGACGCCATGCGCAAGGCCCACGAGAGCGAGGTCCGGCGCGAGGTCGACAAGTTCAAGGCGGAGTTCCTCTCGCGCGGCGCACAACACGCGGACATCACGCAGCTCAGCTCCCGACACCA CCCATTCTTCAGGCAAGAGATGGAGGAGATCAAGCGCGAGATCCTGTCGCTGTCGGAGAAGTACTCCGTCAAGTGCGTGGAGTCAGCGGCGCTCGAGGAGAGGCTGGCCACCGCCACCGCGCAGCTTGCGCAGGCGCATAACCACATCATGCAGCTTGACGCCAG GAACAAGCAGCTCCGCGCTCACTTGATATCCGAAGCGAATGACATGAAGAACTCTGACGCGTCGACTCTCTCCCAGCTCATAGAGGACACTGGCTCG CATGGGAGGGCGGAGGGCCCGCTGTGGGCGCACCTGCGCAGCCTCGCGGCCGGCTGGACGCGCGGACACAACAACACAG GCGAAGTCGTCGCTGTCGAGCCCGCTGCTGGAggcggcgcggccggcgcgaCCCGCCAAGATACAGTACGCCAAGACCGAGAGCACAAGGAACCTGCAGCTCTCGCCCGTTCAG AATTAAAGCCGAAAAAGCGCTGTTCGGGTCGCGGGCTGGCGCCCCTGTCGCCGATGTCGCCGCTGGCGGGCATGGTCGCAGAGCGCAAGAAGCGCTTCGAGGCGTAG
- the LOC113508798 gene encoding protein outspread isoform X6 — translation MTTVLEVSEADSVTGHAYSLAITAPERVTFVKGTCREEARWWSDVLSVYPRSKGRHKRNATFPGGQTASLLQSSTTRKYSADASTLRDVADGCQASRPRYCSGGTTTWPGPRVQPPQPEIPSLAAPTPIDTKVYTDQPVSSASPPTRDKINGEEKARSRRRDTWAEPTSPPVTDDATVGVRSPLLQQQHQQYDEQLRDIAASLTRPRSRRALPPTLERPTRLPPPDRLPARGSPDGGAPPEEPSSSSASEGSEPADAAEPTENGEGGRVELPAERLLHARAGWLQRRGPAGWSRHWFVLRGAALLYFRDPHAEQRGLMDGVIDLSGISRVVELPTSASTNGYAFETETWDGKHIVLSAVTAGIRANWVSAMRRTAGLPDTGPLSLILREDAVDQASESSTSPITPITPVTGKSAPFSSDEEYRTASEGGRRDSADWGDLGSQPPPSPLLTRTPVSKVKEKVRGRSSHHTPPRADTPKGERDEIDSTKEKDRTADEVDENEKPVEARKRSYISTIDKQSIEIDDLRKQLKFALNDVSAAEAEISRLQKLKTEAALQEKQMEELVTKLQKKEEELSLRTKEAENLDAIKDLYNQDKNLWESKLTETQNFLKESTEHCELLTRQLTSAQETIVQLQREVNELNEKLLKSVKDSDSLYTRIKDLESRSAVESVMPTREKRKSIGSLSDLTNINQDLDLESLEKDRLIEEYVELRDRFLKAIDEIKAMKKELRDSHNMYDELEITNMKLRNEMKLREQCSRSEIDLMAARILDLTQKLTASDKQVRTLKHKIQKSESREKRRSLSLKGRESFTLGKEVEEKLTELENKITMLETGEPVPTINSPSKSASPAKEKPSKSEGLSDEKRMKRLAARLRRKSLDSATSSEPMKMLVRLSSLETKVASALENRKDLTNSCESLSQVTRFTESPSFNENTEIANIGTQSQRHLLERLQSLENVVIHSRNKVNECLCQMSAMRAAKSRRSPSPSLEKKYSLKSMEKCLTDVSKRLQECFDKCVVDCDHNTEEPNDSVAQVVVQLEEQLRTKLLEISRRKAALYEAGELTQRKSLEILAEKLAYEAVLVGRIQEALESSNGSRFFARLIKSEIIETSQLIDNLKRKITGEGSRSGAGTRSSLDYLAMILTRKIDIVNGSREAQERRRSELIIHGADLEALKASQREVAEAVDRYKSEKLAELCSALACETLSYAAPADGDIERQRANLEAARVREAWAAARDALGAELVQAEVTRALARAAASCDQRLEQARRARLTLTAQDRADLELWWQAAHDHLRCEMDAAVKDIAARYRSCLAGERRAKEGSPGLDSRALLAQLAEALAQRALVDARVAVLDGTYRASSPRDTAAARRSAEDAISSLEADPAQEAEFVYLFQRFSTECRALFSSDCSGNSEDSMKIGESLERVEAAVAEVQRQLRERGGEEAGAGGAREGSREPSPAGASALDRIDALRRRVEALQALVPCQHCKQLQDALDRLHEERARGECALAQQASALAAARRARAQLLTQHERERAALRERARTLQRRLAALDSEYSAQLENLRAAYQSAVAADTHGDGLRARYQQEIEQLRALCEKGLLAMESSHRRIVREMEDKHRAEREQLRLDKEQALAEETRATLAALDAMRKAHESEVRREVDKFKAEFLSRGAQHADITQLSSRHHPFFRQEMEEIKREILSLSEKYSVKCVESAALEERLATATAQLAQAHNHIMQLDARNKQLRAHLISEANDMKNSDASTLSQLIEDTGSHGRAEGPLWAHLRSLAAGWTRGHNNTGEVVAVEPAAGGGAAGATRQDTVRQDREHKEPAALARSELKPKKRCSGRGLAPLSPMSPLAGMVAERKKRFEA, via the exons TATACACAGACCAGCCTGTATCGTCGGCCTCCCCGCCGACGCGAGACAAGATCAATGGTGAGGAGAAGGCGCGCTCCCGCCGCCGGGATACCTGGGCAGAGCCCACCTCGCCACCCGTCACTGATGATG CGACTGTAGGtgttcgctcgccgctactgCAGCAGCAGCACCAGCAGTATGATGAGCAGCTCCGTGACATTGCCGCGTCGCTCACCCGGCCGCGCTCCCGCAGAGCTCTTCCGCCCACGCTCGAGAGACCTACAAGACTGCCGCCACCTGACCGACTACCG GCTCGCGGTTCTCCGGACGGTGGAGCTCCACCAGAAGAACCCAGTTCGAGTTCAGCAAGCGAAGGAAGCGAGCCAGCGGACGCAGCAGAACCCACTGAAAATGGAGAAGGCGGTCGAGTAGAACTGCCCGCCGAGAGGCTGCTCCACGCACGAGCTGGGTGGCTGCAGAGGCGAGGACCGGCTGGCTGGTCGCGACACTGGTTCGTCCTCCGAGGGGCAGCCCTTTTGTACTTCAGAGATCCCCATGCAGAACAGCGAGGACTGATGGATGGAGTCATAGATTTGAGTGGAATATCAAGGGTGGTGGAGTTGCCAACATCGGCGTCCACAAATGGATATGCTTTTGAGACTGAG ACTTGGGATGGAAAACATATCGTGCTTTCCGCGGTAACGGCTGGCATTCGAGCCAACTGGGTGTCAGCTATGCGACGAACAGCCGGCTTGCCGGACACGGGACCGCTGTCACTGATTCTAAGGGAGGATGCTGTGGACCAGGCTTCTGAATCCTCAACATCACCTATTACTCCCATCACACCTGTCACAGGCAAGTCAGCACCCTTCTCGTCCGACGAAGAATACCGAACGGCATCTGAAGGTGGGCGTAGAGATAGTGCTGACTGGGGAGACCTGGGATCACAGCCTCCACCGTCTCCACTTCTCACTAGGACCCCAGTATCCAAAGTCAAAGAAAAAGTTCGCGGAAGAAGTTCCCATCACACACCCCCACGTGCCGATACACCGAAGGGTGAAAGAGACGAAATTGATTCAACCAAAGAAAAAGACCGCACCGCCGACGAAGTGGATGAAAACGAAAAACCTGTAGAAGCGAGAAAGCGTAGCTACATATCGACCATCGACAAACAATCCATCGAAATCGACGACTTAAGGAAACAACTTAAGTTTGCACTGAACGATGTCAGCGCTGCGGAAGCCGAGATTTCAAGGctacagaaattaaaaacagaGGCTGCTTTACAAGAAAAGCAAATGGAGGAGCTAGTGACGAAACTGCAGAAGAAGGAAGAAGAGTTGTCACTGAGAACTAAAGAGGCTGAAAACTTAGACGCAATCAAAGATTTATATAACCAAGACAAAAATCTTTGGGAGTCAAAATTAACTGAAACGCAAAACTTTTTGAAAGAGTCGACTGAACATTGTGAGTTATTAACACGGCAGTTGACTTCAGCACAGGAAACAATAGTCCAGTTACAGCGAGAGGTCAACGAACTGAATGAAAAGTTGTTGAAGAGTGTCAAAGATAGTGACAGCTTATATACAAGAATAAAAGATCTCGAAAGTCGGTCAGCTGTTGAATCAGTTATGCCAACCAGAGAGAAGAGAAAAAGTATTGGCTCCCTCAGCGACCTTACGAATATAAACCAAGACTTAGATCTAGAGTCTTTGGAGAAAGACAGGTTAATAGAGGAGTATGTTGAACTAAGGGACAGGTTCCTAAAAGCTATTGATGAAATAAAAGCCATGAAGAAGGAACTGCGTGACTCACATAATATGTACGATGAGCTTGAAATAACCAACATGAAGTtacgaaatgaaatgaaactgcGAGAACAGTGCAGCCGCTCGGAGATAGACCTGATGGCAGCCCGTATACTTGACCTGACGCAGAAGTTAACTGCGTCAGATAAACAAGTGAGGACGCTGAAACACAAAATACAGAAGTCTGAGTCGAGGGAGAAACGGCGCAGTCTCTCCTTAAAGGGAAGAGAATCATTCACTCTCGGTAAAGAAGTCGAGGAAAAATTAACAGAGCTCGAAAACAAGATCACCATGTTAGAGACTGGCGAGCCGGTCCCCACGATTAACTCTCCCTCCAAAAGTGCGTCTCCTGCCAAAGAAAAACCGTCCAAATCCGAAGGTCTCTCGGACGAGAAGCGGATGAAGAGACTCGCCGCTCGCCTGAGGAGGAAGTCTCTCGACAGCGCCACCAGCTCCGAGCCCATGAAAATGCTTGTTCGATTAAGTTCGCTAGAAACCAAAGTCGCTTCCGCCCTCGAGAACCGTAAGGACCTCACCAACTCCTGCGAGTCATTAAGTCAGGTTACACGATTCACGGAGAGTCCGTCGTTCAATGAAAACACCGAAATCGCTAACATTGGGACACAGTCGCAGAGGCATCTGCTGGAGAGGCTGCAGAGCCTGGAGAATGTAGTCATACATTCAAGGAACAAGGTTAACGAGTGCCTCTGTCAAATGAGTGCAATGAGGGCGGCCAAGTCGCGCAGGTCACCCTCACCCAGTCTCGAAAAGAAATACAGCCTTAAGTCAATGGAGAAGTGCCTCACGGATGTTAGCAAGAGGCTGCAAGAGTGTTTCGATAAGTGTGTGGTTGACTGCGACCATAATACGGAGGAACCGAATGACAGCGTAGCCCAAGTGGTCGTGCAACTTGAAGAACAACTTAGAACTAAACTCCTCGAGATATCCAGAAGGAAGGCGGCGCTGTACGAAGCTGGCGAGCTGACGCAGAGGAAGAGTCTGGAGATCCTCGCCGAGAAACTGGCGTACGAGGCCGTACTCGTCGGCAGAATACAAGAGGCCCTTGAGTCCTCCAACGGAAGCAGATTCTTTGCTAGATTGATCAAGTCTGAAATTATCGAAACTAGTCAACTTATAGATAACCTCAAACGCAAAATTACCGGTGAAGGCAGCAGGAGCGGCGCCGGCACCAGGAGCTCTCTCGACTATCTCGCGATGATCCTGACGCGTAAGATCGACATCGTCAACGGGTCCCGCGAGGCGCAGGAGCGACGCCGCTCTGAGCTCATCATCCACGGCGCTGATCTCGAGGCGCTAAAGGCGTCGCAGCGCGAAGTGGCAGAAGCAGTCGACCGCTATAAGAGCGAAAAGCTGGCCGAGCTGTGTTCCGCACTCGCTTGCGAAACACTCAGCTACGCGGCCCCAGCTGACGGCGACATAGAGCGACAGCGTGCAAACTTAGAAGCGGCCCGCGTCCGCGAGGCCTGGGCCGCCGCCCGGGACGCGCTGGGCGCCGAGCTGGTGCAGGCGGAGGTGACGCGCGCGCTGGCCCGCGCCGCCGCGTCCTGCGACCAGCGCCTGGAGCAGGCCCGGCGCGCGCGCCTCACGCTCACCGCGCAGGACCGCGCCGACCTGGAGCTGTGGTGGCAGGCCGCGCACGACCACCTGCGCTGCGAGATGGACGCCGCCGTCAAGGACATCGCCGCGCGCTACCGCAGCTGCCTGGCCGGCGAGCGCCGCGCCAAGGAGGGCTCGCCCGGCCTGGACAGCCGCGCGCTGTTGGCGCAGCTGGCCGAGGCGCTGGCGCAGCGCGCGCTGGTGGACGCGCGCGTGGCCGTGCTGGACGGGACCTACCGCGCCTCCTCCCCGCGGGAcaccgccgccgcgcgccgctcggCGGAGGACGCCATCTCCTCGCTGGAGGCCGACCCCGCGCAGGAGGCGGAGTTCGTCTACTTGTTCCAGCGATTCTCGACCGAGTGCCGAGCGCTCTTCTCCAGTGACTGTTCGGGTAACAGTGAAGACTCGATGAAGATCGGCGAGAGCCTCGAGCGGGTTGAAGCGGCAGTGGCCGAGGTGCAGCGTCAGCTGCGCGAGCGCGGCGGGGAGGAGGCGGGCGCAGGCGGGGCCCGGGAGGGGTCCCGCGAGCCCTCGCCCGCCGGCGCCAGCGCGCTCGACCGTATTGACGCTCTGCGCCGCCGTGTCGAAGCTCTGCAAGCGCTGGTGCCCTGCCAGCACTGCAAGCAGCTGCAGGACGCGTTGGACAG ACTACACGAGGAGCGTGCTCGTGGTGAGTGCGCACTGGCGCAGCAGGCGAGCGCGCTGGCCGCAGCGCGtcgtgcgcgcgcgcagctgcTGACACAGCACGAGCGCGAGCGCGCGGCCCTGCGCGAGCGCGCCCGCACTCTGCAGCGACGCCTGGCCGCGCTCGACTCCGAGTACTCCGCACAGCTTGAGAACTTGCGAGCCGCTTATCAG AGCGCAGTGGCGGCGGACACGCACGGCGACGGGCTGCGCGCGCGCTACCAGCAGGAGATCGAGCAGCTGCGCGCTCTCTGCGAGAAGGGGCTGCTGGCCATGGAGTCCTCGCACCGCCGCATCGTGCGCGAGATGGAGGACAAGCACCGCGCCGAGAGGGAGCAGCTCAG GCTGGACAAGGAGCAGGCCCTGGCGGAGGAGACCCGCGCGACCCTGGCGGCGCTGGACGCCATGCGCAAGGCCCACGAGAGCGAGGTCCGGCGCGAGGTCGACAAGTTCAAGGCGGAGTTCCTCTCGCGCGGCGCACAACACGCGGACATCACGCAGCTCAGCTCCCGACACCA CCCATTCTTCAGGCAAGAGATGGAGGAGATCAAGCGCGAGATCCTGTCGCTGTCGGAGAAGTACTCCGTCAAGTGCGTGGAGTCAGCGGCGCTCGAGGAGAGGCTGGCCACCGCCACCGCGCAGCTTGCGCAGGCGCATAACCACATCATGCAGCTTGACGCCAG GAACAAGCAGCTCCGCGCTCACTTGATATCCGAAGCGAATGACATGAAGAACTCTGACGCGTCGACTCTCTCCCAGCTCATAGAGGACACTGGCTCG CATGGGAGGGCGGAGGGCCCGCTGTGGGCGCACCTGCGCAGCCTCGCGGCCGGCTGGACGCGCGGACACAACAACACAG GCGAAGTCGTCGCTGTCGAGCCCGCTGCTGGAggcggcgcggccggcgcgaCCCGCCAAGATACAGTACGCCAAGACCGAGAGCACAAGGAACCTGCAGCTCTCGCCCGTTCAG AATTAAAGCCGAAAAAGCGCTGTTCGGGTCGCGGGCTGGCGCCCCTGTCGCCGATGTCGCCGCTGGCGGGCATGGTCGCAGAGCGCAAGAAGCGCTTCGAGGCGTAG